A part of Rattus rattus isolate New Zealand chromosome 6, Rrattus_CSIRO_v1, whole genome shotgun sequence genomic DNA contains:
- the Fkbp4 gene encoding peptidyl-prolyl cis-trans isomerase FKBP4 gives MTAEEMKVAENGAQSAPLPLEGVDISPKQDEGVLKVIKREGTGTETAMIGDRVFVHYTGWLLDGTKFDSSLDRKDKFSFDLGKGEVIKAWDIAVATMKVGEVCHITCKPEYAYGSAGSPPKIPPNATLVFEVELFEFKGEDLTEDEDGGIIRRIRTRGEGYARPNDGAMVEVALEGYYTDRLFDQRELCFEVGEGESLDLPCGLEEAIQRMEKGEHSIVYLKPSYAFGSVGKERFQIPPHAELRYEVHLKSFEKAKASWEMNSEEKLEQSNIVKERGTVYFKEGKYKQALLQYKKIVSWLEYESSFSGEEMQKVHALRLASHLNLAMCHLKLQAFSAAIESCNKALELDSNNEKGLFRRGEAHLAVNDFDLARADFQKVLQLYPSNKAAKTQLAVCQQRTRRQLAREKKLYANMFERLAEEEHKAKTEVAAGDHPTDAEMKGEPNNVAGNQAQVKTEA, from the exons ATGACCGCCGAGGAGATGAAGGTGGCGGAGAACGGGGCGCAATCGGCGCCCCTGCCTCTCGAAGGAGTGGACATCAGCCCCAAGCAGGACGAGGGCGTGCTCAAG gTCATCAAGAGAGAGGGTACAGGCACAGAGACAGCCATGATTGGGGACCGAGTCTTTGTCCACTACACTGGCTGGCTGCTAGATGGCACAAAGTTTGACTCCAGTTTGGACCGCAAGGACAAATTCTCCTTTGACCTGGGAAAAG GGGAGGTCATCAAGGCTTGGGATATTGCTGTGGCAACCATGAAAGTGGGGGAAGTGTGCCACATCACCTGCAAGCCAGAATACGCCTACGGTTCAGCAGGCAGCCCTCCAAAGATTCCCCCAAATGCCACACTTGTATTTGAG GTGGAGCTGTTTGAGTTCAAAGGAGAAGATCTTACAGAAGATGAAGATGGTGGGATCATCCGCAGAATACGGACTCGGGGGGAAGGCTATGCCAGGCCCAATGATGGCGCTATGGTAGAAG TGGCACTAGAAGGCTACTATACTGACCGGCTGTTTGACCAGCGGGAGCTCTGCTTTGAAGTCGGGGAAGGGGAAAGCCTGGATCTGCCCTGTGGGCTGGAGGAGGCCATTCAGCgcatggagaaaggagaacattcCATTGTGTACCTCAAACCTAG CTATGCTTTTGGCAgtgttgggaaggaaaggttccAGATCCCACCACATGCTGAGCTGAGGTATGAAGTACATCTGAAGAGTTTTGAGAAG GCCAAGGCATCTTGGGAGATGAACTCTGAGGAGAAGCTGGAGCAGAGCAACATAGTGAAAGAAAGGGGCACCGTATACTTCAAG GAAGGCAAGTACAAGCAAGCCTTACTGCAGTACAAGAAGATTGTGTCTTGGCTAGAATACGAGTCTAGTTTTTCCGGTGAGGAAATGCAAAAGGTCCATGCGCTCCGACTGGCCTCACATCTCAATCTGGCCATGTGTCACCTGAAACTGCAGGCCTTCTCAGCTGCCATCGAAAGCTGTAACAAG GCCTTGGAGCTGGACAGCAACAATGAGAAGGGCCTGTTTCGCCGGGGAGAGGCACACCTGGCCGTGAATGACTTTGACCTGGCACGAGCTGACTTCCAAAAGGTCCTGCAGCTCTATCCCAGCAACAAAGCCGCCAAGACCCAGCTGGCTGTGTGCCAGCAGCGGACCCGCAGGCAGCTTGCCCGGGAAAAGAAGCTCTATGCCAACATGTTTGAGAGGCTGGCTGAGGAGGAACATAAG GCCAAGACGGAAGTGGCTGCAGGAGACCATCCCACTGATGCTGAGATGAAGGGTGAGCCGAACAATGTGGCAGGCAACCAGGctcaggtgaagacagaagcaTAG
- the Itfg2 gene encoding KICSTOR complex protein ITFG2, with protein MRSVSYVQRVALDFSGSLFPHAICLGDVDNDALNELVVGDTSGKLYVYKSDDSRPWLTCACQGMLTCVGVGDVCNKGKNLVVAVSAEGWLHLFDLTPTKALDASGHHETLVEEQRPVFKQHIPANTKVMLISDIDGDGCYELVVGYTDRVVRAFRWEELTEGPEHLAGQLVSLKKWMLEGQVDSLSVTPGPLGVPELVVSQPGCAYAVLLCTWNKDTGSPPASEEATGDSRETPARDVVLHQTSGRIHNKNVSTHLIGNIKQGHYPESGNTGLFALCTLDGTLKLMQEADKLLWSVQVDHQLFALEKLDVTGNGLEEVVACAWDGQTYIIDHNRTVVRFQVDENIRAFCAGQYACKEGRNSPCLVYVTFNQKIYVYWEVQLERMESTNLLKLLEAEPEYHSLLQELGVDPEDLPAVCTLLQQTLYHPDQPSFQDPT; from the exons ATGAGGTCGGTTAGCTATGTGCAGCGCGTGGCGCTGGACTTCAGCGGGAGTCTCTTCCCGCACGCCATCTGCCTCGGAGACGTCGATAACGACGCG TTAAATGAGCTGGTAGTAGGAGACACCAGCGGAAAACTGTACGTGTATAAGAGTGACGACAGCCGGCCGTGGCTTACCTGTGCATGCCAGGGAATG TTGACTTGCGTTGGGGTCGGAGATGTCTGCAATAAAGGGAAG aACCTGGTGGTAGCAGTCAGCGCAGAAGGCTGGCTTCACTTGTTTGACCTGACACCCACCAAGGCTCTAGATGCTTCTGGGCACCATGAGACACTTGTCGAGGAGCAGCGACCTGTCTTCAAGCAGCACATCCCTGCCAACACAAAGGTCATGCTGATCAGCGACATCG ATGGAGATGGGTGTTATGAGCTGGTGGTAGGATACACGGACCGTGTGGTGCGGGCCTTCCGCTGGGAAGAGCTGACTGAGGGGCCTGAACACCTGGCAGGGCAGTTGGTGTCCCTCAAGAAGTGGATGCTGGAGGGCCAG GTAGACAGTCTCTCTGTGACCCCAGGGCCCCTGGGTGTGCCTGAGCTGGTTGTGTCGCAGCCAGGGTGTGCTTATGCAGTTCTCCTGTGCACCTGGAACAAGGACACTGGctcccctcctgcctctgagGAGGCCACAGGAGACAGTAG GGAGACCCCTGCCCGAGATGTGGTACTGCACCAGACCTCTGGCCGAATCCACAACAAGAACGTTTCTACTCACCTAATTGGCAACATCAAACAAG GTCATTACCCTGAAAGTGGTAACACAGGCCTCTTTGCCCTGTGCACCTTAGATG GAACACTGAAGCTGATGCAGGAAGCAGATAAGTTGCTGTGGTCTGTGCAGGTGGATCACCAGCTCTTCGCCCTGGAAAAGCTGGATGTCACG GGCAATGGGCTTGAGGAGGTGGTAGCCTGTGCCTGGGATGGACAGACATATATCATCGATCACAACCGCACTGTTGTGCGCTTCCAAGTGGATGAAAATATCCGTGCCTTCTGTGCAG GCCAGTACGCCTGCAAAGAGGGCCGCAATAGTCCCTGCTTGGTCTATGTCACTTTCAATCAGAAGATCTACGTGTACTGGGAAGTGCAGCTGGAACGTATGGAGTCCACTAATCTTCTGAAGCTGCTGGAGGCTGAGCCTGAGTACCACAGCCTACTGCAGGAGCTGGGTGTGG ATCCTGAGGATCTTCCTGCAGTCTGTACCCTGCTTCAGCAGACTCTCTACCATCCGGATCAGCCAAGCTTCCAGGACCCCACCTAA